One window of Vicinamibacterales bacterium genomic DNA carries:
- the xseB gene encoding exodeoxyribonuclease VII small subunit produces MDPTIKDFEAAIAELETIVKKLEEGDLALEKSLELYERGVQLSRFCHSRLEEAEKRIEIVNERGELKPAPASLRLPTGEDEP; encoded by the coding sequence ATGGACCCAACGATTAAAGACTTCGAAGCCGCCATCGCCGAGCTCGAGACCATCGTCAAGAAGCTCGAAGAGGGCGACCTCGCCCTCGAGAAATCGCTCGAGCTCTACGAACGCGGCGTGCAGCTCTCGCGTTTCTGCCACTCGCGCCTCGAGGAGGCCGAGAAGCGCATCGAGATCGTCAACGAACGCGGCGAGCTCAAGCCCGCGCCGGCGTCGCTGCGCCTGCCGACCGGCGAAGACGAGCCGTGA
- a CDS encoding polyprenyl synthetase family protein: MTFTDYLDARRRDVEAALERHLPAPPDTPAVVADAMRYSLMAGGKRLRPLLVLASAEGVAQALGGSEAAARDAAMPAACALEMIHTYSLIHDDLPSMDDDDLRRGRPTSHVVYGEGMAILAGDGLQAEAFSLLAREPQGHHPTLMARKLRVLALIAGAAGPAGMVGGQAIDLAAVSPKPGTGAIPLDADGLQAMHMRKTGALIRAAAAAGAVMGGADDRLAATIDDYGREIGLAFQIVDDILDVEGAAGTLGKTAGKDEAAGKPTYPAFFGLDQARALAADCHTRARQALDRAGLLDSRLDDIATWIIKRDK, translated from the coding sequence GTGACCTTCACGGATTACCTGGACGCGCGGCGGCGTGACGTGGAAGCCGCGCTCGAACGGCACCTGCCGGCGCCGCCGGATACGCCGGCGGTGGTGGCCGACGCCATGCGCTACAGCCTGATGGCCGGCGGCAAGCGGCTGCGGCCGCTGCTGGTGCTGGCCAGCGCCGAGGGCGTGGCCCAGGCCCTCGGTGGATCCGAAGCGGCGGCGCGCGACGCCGCCATGCCGGCCGCCTGCGCGCTCGAAATGATCCACACCTACTCGCTGATCCACGACGACCTGCCGTCGATGGATGACGACGACCTGCGGCGGGGGCGGCCGACGTCGCACGTGGTCTACGGCGAGGGCATGGCCATCCTGGCTGGCGACGGCTTGCAGGCCGAGGCGTTCAGCCTGCTCGCTCGCGAACCGCAGGGCCACCACCCGACGCTGATGGCCCGGAAGCTCCGCGTGCTCGCGCTGATCGCGGGCGCCGCCGGCCCCGCCGGCATGGTAGGCGGCCAGGCCATCGACCTGGCCGCCGTGTCGCCAAAGCCGGGCACCGGCGCGATACCGCTCGACGCCGACGGCCTCCAGGCCATGCACATGCGCAAGACCGGCGCGTTGATTCGCGCCGCCGCCGCGGCCGGCGCGGTGATGGGCGGCGCCGATGATCGCCTCGCCGCCACGATTGATGACTACGGCCGCGAGATCGGCCTCGCCTTCCAGATCGTGGACGACATCCTCGATGTCGAGGGCGCGGCGGGCACGCTCGGCAAGACCGCCGGTAAGGACGAAGCCGCCGGCAAGCCGACCTACCCGGCCTTTTTCGGCCTCGACCAGGCCCGCGCGCTCGCCGCGGATTGCCACACCCGCGCGCGCCAGGCGCTCGATCGCGCCGGCCTGCTCGATTCACGGCTCGATGACATTGCCACCTGGATCATCAAGCGCGACAAGTGA
- a CDS encoding TlyA family RNA methyltransferase: MKRQRLDTLLVEKGLVESREKARALIMAGQVDVDGHGAAKAGTMVAVDADLRVIGPDHPWVSRGGVKLAFALDTFGIDATGQVALDIGASTGGFTDVWLERGATRVIALDVGHSQLHWKIRSDPRVAVIEHVNARHLKPGDLPDMGAPITRVSIDVSFISLRHIFPVLPALVAPGAEIVALVKPQFEAGRKDVGKGGLVKDPAVHGRVVDEVTAAAAEVGLKRAGLVESPITGAHGNQEFLMHLQCALA, encoded by the coding sequence GTGAAACGACAACGCCTCGACACGCTGCTCGTCGAGAAGGGCCTCGTCGAGTCACGCGAGAAGGCCCGCGCCCTGATCATGGCCGGCCAGGTTGACGTCGACGGCCACGGCGCGGCCAAGGCCGGCACCATGGTGGCGGTGGACGCCGACCTCCGCGTCATCGGCCCCGACCATCCGTGGGTCAGCCGCGGCGGCGTCAAACTGGCATTCGCGCTCGACACCTTCGGCATCGACGCCACCGGCCAGGTTGCCCTCGACATTGGCGCCTCCACCGGCGGCTTCACCGATGTCTGGCTCGAACGCGGCGCGACGCGCGTGATCGCGCTCGACGTCGGCCACAGCCAGCTCCACTGGAAGATCCGCAGCGACCCGCGCGTCGCTGTAATCGAGCACGTCAACGCGCGGCACCTCAAGCCGGGCGACCTGCCCGACATGGGCGCGCCGATCACGCGCGTCAGCATCGACGTGTCGTTCATCTCGCTCCGCCACATCTTTCCCGTGCTGCCGGCGCTGGTGGCCCCGGGCGCGGAGATCGTGGCACTGGTGAAGCCGCAGTTCGAAGCGGGCCGGAAGGACGTGGGTAAGGGCGGGTTGGTGAAGGATCCGGCGGTGCACGGGCGCGTCGTGGACGAGGTCACGGCCGCGGCGGCTGAAGTAGGATTGAAACGCGCCGGACTGGTCGAGTCGCCAATCACCGGGGCACATGGCAACCAGGAATTCCTGATGCACCTCCAATGCGCATTGGCATAG
- a CDS encoding NAD(+)/NADH kinase, which produces MRIGIAVKPGLLEARETLVGVEQWLRDHAVDAVWTEEASALLPPASRTVVERARLPEDLDLILVLGGDGTLLAMAKAIAEAGRDIPLLAVNFGSLGFLTEITRPEIYTSLEAVLNGRASHDERMMLRAVATRAGVTSTHLALNDIVFTRTALSRMIDLAVWVGDQFVMSVKADGLIVASPTGSTAYNLAAGGPIVHPAMDALVLTPIAPHMLTNRPIVIPAEREVRVKSTGTNAGRVYVTFDGQTGFELGEGDEIAVSRAARPLRLVRASARSYFEVLRQKLKWNER; this is translated from the coding sequence ATGCGCATTGGCATAGCCGTCAAGCCCGGCCTGCTCGAGGCCCGCGAAACGCTGGTGGGCGTCGAGCAGTGGCTGCGGGACCACGCCGTGGATGCGGTGTGGACGGAGGAAGCGTCCGCCCTGCTGCCACCGGCCTCACGCACCGTCGTCGAACGGGCCCGGCTGCCGGAGGACCTCGACCTGATCCTGGTGCTCGGTGGTGACGGCACGCTGCTCGCCATGGCCAAGGCCATCGCGGAAGCCGGCCGCGACATCCCGCTGCTCGCGGTGAACTTCGGGTCGCTGGGCTTTCTCACCGAGATCACCCGGCCCGAGATCTACACCTCGCTCGAAGCGGTACTGAACGGCCGCGCCTCGCACGACGAGCGGATGATGCTGCGGGCGGTCGCCACGCGCGCCGGCGTCACCTCGACCCACCTCGCGTTGAACGACATCGTGTTCACGCGCACGGCGCTGTCGCGCATGATCGACCTGGCCGTGTGGGTCGGCGATCAGTTCGTGATGTCGGTCAAGGCCGACGGCTTGATCGTGGCGAGCCCGACCGGCTCCACCGCCTACAACCTGGCCGCCGGCGGACCCATCGTCCATCCGGCGATGGACGCCCTCGTGCTGACGCCGATTGCGCCGCACATGCTGACCAATCGCCCCATCGTGATTCCCGCCGAGCGCGAGGTCCGCGTGAAATCCACCGGCACCAACGCCGGCAGAGTCTACGTCACCTTCGACGGCCAGACCGGCTTCGAACTGGGCGAGGGTGACGAGATCGCGGTCTCGCGCGCCGCGCGCCCGCTGCGCCTGGTTCGCGCGTCAGCGCGCAGCTACTTCGAAGTGCTTCGACAGAAGCTCAAATGGAATGAGAGATAG
- the mltG gene encoding endolytic transglycosylase MltG gives MRRIALLLAALAVAAGAGAWWMYARVQEPFRGAAEAETFVDIPSGTGPAGIGARLVNAGLVRDAWTFRAAVLLSGRARELKAGEYRFDAPMTALDVVGKIARGEVYTRLLTFREGLTMVEMAAVFEERGFGAAADFTRAAQDASLIRDLDPAARDLEGYLFPETYALPRRTPAADVVAQMVAGFKKAFDADLRAAAAAGGLTVRQAVTLASLVEKETASPDERPIVAAVYRNRMKIRMGMQADPTVIYALQKAGKYDGNLSKEDLRFDSPYNTYRYAGLPPGPIASAGRASLAAAVKPAAVDYLYFVSRNDGTHVFASTLAEHNRNVFTWQVDYFRKLRGRSR, from the coding sequence ATGCGACGAATCGCGCTGCTGCTGGCCGCGCTCGCGGTGGCGGCCGGGGCCGGCGCCTGGTGGATGTACGCGCGCGTGCAGGAACCGTTTCGCGGCGCGGCCGAGGCTGAGACCTTTGTCGATATTCCTTCGGGCACGGGCCCCGCGGGTATCGGCGCCCGGCTCGTCAACGCCGGCCTCGTCCGTGACGCGTGGACGTTTCGCGCCGCCGTCCTGTTGAGCGGGCGCGCGCGGGAGCTGAAGGCGGGGGAGTATCGCTTCGACGCCCCGATGACGGCGCTCGACGTGGTGGGCAAGATCGCGCGCGGTGAGGTCTACACCCGCCTGCTGACGTTCCGCGAGGGCCTCACGATGGTCGAGATGGCGGCGGTGTTCGAAGAGCGCGGCTTCGGCGCCGCGGCGGATTTCACCAGGGCCGCGCAAGACGCCTCGCTGATCCGCGATCTCGATCCCGCGGCGAGGGATCTGGAAGGCTATCTCTTTCCCGAAACCTACGCGCTCCCGCGCCGCACGCCGGCGGCCGACGTGGTGGCGCAGATGGTGGCCGGCTTCAAGAAGGCCTTCGACGCCGACCTGCGCGCGGCCGCGGCGGCGGGCGGGCTCACGGTCAGGCAGGCGGTGACGCTGGCGTCGCTGGTGGAAAAGGAGACCGCGAGCCCGGACGAGCGCCCGATCGTGGCGGCCGTGTACCGCAACCGCATGAAGATCCGGATGGGCATGCAGGCGGACCCGACGGTGATCTACGCCCTGCAGAAGGCCGGCAAGTACGACGGCAACCTGTCGAAGGAAGATCTCCGGTTCGACTCGCCCTACAACACCTATCGCTACGCCGGATTGCCGCCAGGCCCCATCGCCTCGGCCGGCCGCGCCTCGCTCGCGGCAGCCGTGAAGCCCGCGGCGGTGGACTACTTGTACTTCGTCAGCCGCAACGACGGCACGCACGTGTTCGCCTCAACGCTGGCCGAACACAACCGGAATGTCTTTACCTGGCAGGTCGACTATTTCCGGAAGTTACGCGGGCGCAGTCGATGA
- the ruvX gene encoding Holliday junction resolvase RuvX yields MRVLGIDYGARRIGLALSDATATLASPWRLLQRPPSDAATLRMIVAEVAALAADDDGLEAVVVGWPRRLDGTPNEQTPIVETFARSLEGQVKVPVVLQDERLSSHEAASRLALREPDWRKRKAKLDAAAAAIILQDYLDGRPRAASDESTE; encoded by the coding sequence GTGCGTGTCCTGGGCATCGACTACGGCGCGCGTCGCATCGGACTGGCGCTGAGCGACGCCACCGCCACGCTCGCCTCCCCGTGGCGGCTCCTGCAGCGTCCGCCGTCGGACGCGGCGACGCTGCGCATGATCGTGGCCGAGGTGGCCGCGCTCGCGGCAGACGATGACGGGCTCGAGGCGGTGGTCGTCGGGTGGCCTCGCCGTCTGGACGGCACTCCAAACGAACAGACACCCATTGTGGAAACCTTCGCGCGCTCGCTCGAAGGGCAGGTCAAGGTGCCGGTGGTGCTGCAGGACGAACGCCTGTCGAGCCACGAGGCGGCATCGCGCCTGGCGCTGCGTGAACCAGACTGGCGCAAGCGCAAGGCCAAGCTCGATGCGGCGGCCGCGGCCATCATCCTGCAGGACTATCTCGACGGCCGCCCTCGCGCGGCCTCTGACGAATCAACCGAATGA
- a CDS encoding peptidoglycan DD-metalloendopeptidase family protein yields the protein MALTCATLAAQTPTDDAKALTAGAAERIRVLQGEADRLAAQARTVFGDLRKLELEREISQQEIIRADADVARVTQAQEQAAARLKALEAARVAQTPGVSERLVELAKRGRGGYLQLLLASDDIRAFGRMSRGVAAVAELDRVRLETHRRTVAAERAALAAFDKERAAVEAARKEARRARAGLDTAVAARNRLIDSLDRQRDLAAQYVGELQAAQRQIQRTLSAADASSKTVALPIRPFRGDLPWPANGRVVSQFGRTPAGRFGTALVRNGIDVEAAEGSPARAVHGGTVAYAAPFTGFGVLVIVDHGASAFTLYGHLSEATVATGSTVKRGEVVGRVGLAPAGDAALYFEVRIDGRPVDPIQWLARPRR from the coding sequence ATGGCGCTGACGTGCGCCACGTTGGCAGCGCAGACGCCAACCGACGACGCGAAGGCGTTGACCGCGGGGGCGGCGGAGCGCATCCGCGTGCTGCAGGGCGAGGCCGACCGCCTGGCCGCGCAGGCGCGGACGGTGTTCGGCGATCTGCGCAAACTCGAACTCGAGCGCGAGATCAGCCAGCAAGAGATCATCCGCGCCGACGCGGATGTCGCGCGCGTCACGCAGGCGCAGGAGCAGGCGGCGGCCCGGCTGAAAGCGCTCGAGGCCGCGCGCGTGGCGCAGACGCCGGGCGTCAGCGAGCGCCTGGTCGAACTCGCCAAGCGCGGACGCGGCGGCTACCTGCAACTGCTGCTGGCCTCGGACGACATCCGCGCCTTCGGGCGGATGAGCCGCGGCGTCGCCGCCGTGGCGGAGCTCGATCGGGTTCGGCTCGAGACCCATCGCCGCACCGTCGCGGCGGAACGCGCCGCGCTGGCCGCCTTCGACAAGGAACGCGCGGCCGTGGAAGCCGCGCGGAAGGAAGCGCGCCGCGCGCGGGCCGGGCTTGACACCGCGGTGGCGGCGCGCAACCGCCTGATCGACAGCCTCGATCGGCAGCGCGACCTCGCGGCGCAGTACGTGGGCGAATTGCAGGCGGCGCAACGCCAGATCCAGCGGACGCTCTCCGCCGCCGACGCGTCCTCGAAAACGGTGGCGCTTCCCATCCGTCCCTTCCGCGGCGACCTGCCGTGGCCGGCCAACGGACGGGTAGTGAGCCAGTTCGGCCGCACTCCAGCCGGCCGTTTCGGCACGGCTCTCGTCCGAAACGGTATCGACGTGGAAGCGGCCGAGGGATCGCCGGCGCGCGCGGTGCACGGGGGCACGGTGGCCTATGCGGCCCCGTTTACCGGATTCGGCGTCCTGGTCATCGTCGATCACGGCGCCTCGGCGTTCACGCTGTATGGCCACTTGTCGGAAGCCACCGTGGCCACGGGATCGACGGTCAAACGCGGGGAGGTCGTGGGCAGGGTCGGGCTGGCGCCGGCCGGTGACGCCGCGCTCTATTTCGAGGTGCGCATCGACGGCCGCCCGGTCGATCCCATACAATGGCTGGCGAGGCCGAGGCGTTAA